The window TGAAGTTCAGCATGCCGGGCCGCCCGGGCGGATGGGGGTGAGGTCAGGGTCAGTCATGGGTGGGGGCTCTTTGCGTGAGGGAAAGCGTGAAGGGCGGGACGTGCAGGCCTGACGCCTGAATGCCCCGCCCTTCACGTCAGGGCCTGGTTACTTCTGGTAGATGAGCGGGACGGGGTTGTACCCGGGGATGGAGCCGAGGTTGTACACGTAGTTGCCGAACTTGTTGCTCACGGCGCCGACGTTCTCGGGTTTGGCGATGGGCGTGACCGGCAGGTTCTGCGCGAAGATCAGCTGCCAGCGGGTGTACAGGGCCTTGCGCTGCGCGGCGCTGGTGGTGGTGGCCGCCTGGTTGAAGATGTTGTAGATCTCCTTTTCCCAGGGGAACATCTTGGCGACGATGCCGGGGTCGCCGTCCTTGGCGGGCTGCGTGGAGCGGTGCCAGTAGTACAGGCTGCCGCCGGGCTGCCAGATGGGGCGGCGCAGTTCCGGGTCGGGCTGGTCGCCGAAGGCCGCGAGGATCATCTCCCAGTCGCCGCTCTGGCCGGTGCTGATCAGCTTGCTGTTCAGGATGCCCTTGAGGTTGACCTTCACGCCGATCTTCGCGAAGTCGCTCTGGATGATCGTGGCGATGGGCGGGTAGGCGGCGCTGTCCGTGGCGTAGGTCAGGTCGAATTCGAGCTGCTTGCCGTTGGGCATCAGGCGGATCCCGGCCGAGTTCTTCCTGCTCAGGCCCATGGCGTCCAGGGCGCGGTCGGCGGCGTCGAGGCTGAAGCTGCCGAGCTGCTTGGTGGTGTTCGTGTAGAAGGCCTTGTTGGCCGGGGCGACGCCGTGCCCGGGGAGGCTGGCCAGGCCGTTGTACACGGTGTCGATGATGCGCTCGCGGTTGATGGCGGACTGCATGGCGCGGCGGAAGCGCACGTCGCTGAAGATCTTGGCGAGCTGCGGGTCTTTCGCGTCGAAGTTGTACGCGACGAAGGGGGGGCTGCCGAACAGGGCGGTGAAGCGCATGACCTTGAAGGGCGCGCCGGCCACTTCACGCTGTTTCAGGTCGGGGAACTGCGCGCCGCTGCTGTTGAGCTGGTCGAGGTTGCCGGCCAGGAACTGGTTGAGCTGCGCCTGCGGGTCGCGGATGACCAGGTACTCGAGGCGGTCGAGGTAGGGGAGTTTCTTCCCGGCGGCGTCCACCTTCCAGTAGTTGGGGTTGCGGGCCAGGGTGATCTTCTGCCCCACGGTGTAGCTCTGGAACTTGAAGGGGCCGGTGCCGACCACTTCGGCGGCGCTCACGTTGGTGGGCCA is drawn from Deinococcus ficus and contains these coding sequences:
- a CDS encoding ABC transporter substrate-binding protein, whose amino-acid sequence is MLKRTTLALVSLTLLGGALAAPKKMTGLSSLGIVNGKPGGTYTLPLGDGPQSLMYYGAIDGNLGQLAAQMFDGLVEFNLSTYKIEPALAESWTISGDGKTYTFKLRSGVKWSDGQDFNADDVIFTYRNMIMNPEAKAGDAGNFKQGTENITISKVDSMTVQFKLPKPAPAFLLQQRYPIMPQHKLAKYGQENGAKPADINNAWPTNVSAAEVVGTGPFKFQSYTVGQKITLARNPNYWKVDAAGKKLPYLDRLEYLVIRDPQAQLNQFLAGNLDQLNSSGAQFPDLKQREVAGAPFKVMRFTALFGSPPFVAYNFDAKDPQLAKIFSDVRFRRAMQSAINRERIIDTVYNGLASLPGHGVAPANKAFYTNTTKQLGSFSLDAADRALDAMGLSRKNSAGIRLMPNGKQLEFDLTYATDSAAYPPIATIIQSDFAKIGVKVNLKGILNSKLISTGQSGDWEMILAAFGDQPDPELRRPIWQPGGSLYYWHRSTQPAKDGDPGIVAKMFPWEKEIYNIFNQAATTTSAAQRKALYTRWQLIFAQNLPVTPIAKPENVGAVSNKFGNYVYNLGSIPGYNPVPLIYQK